The Candidatus Zixiibacteriota bacterium genome segment CGACCTCGATTCGATCGTCGGCATTCTCTACGTGAAGGACTTGTTCTGTGCCCAGTTGGGCGGGACCATAGACCTGGGAGCGTTGGTGCGGCGCGCGTATGTGGTGCCGGAGACGAAACGGGTCGACGATCTTCTGGAGGAGTTCAAACGCGAGCGCGTCCACATCGCGATCGTCCTGGATGAGTTCGGCGGCACCGCCGGGTTGGTGACACTGGAGGACATCCTCGAGGAAATCGTCGGCGAGATCGAGGATGAACACGACCTTGGCCGTCGTCAGATCGAGCACGATACCGACGGCAGCCTGCACGCCGATGGCGTTGTATCGCTGGACCAGATCGCCGCGGCCTTCGATATCGAATTGCCCGATGAACGATTCGAGACGATCGGCGGCCTCATCTATGATCGTGTCGGCGGCGTTCCGAAAGTCGGACAGTCGTTCGCCGAGCACGGGCTGGCGATCACCATCGAGCAGATGGACGGTCAGCGCATCCGGCGGGTGCGCATTCGGCGTGCGGCGCGATAGACGCGCCATCGGGAACCGGTCGCGGGCAGATTACGTTATGCACACCGAGGTCATCGTGGGATCGACGACGTCAGGAGGCCTGTGACCCCATGCCGATCTATGTCTACCAGTGCGCCCGCTGCGGCCATCGCTTTGAGGAGTTGGTGTTCTCGGCGGCCGCGGAAGCGGCCCTGAGATGTCCGCGTTGCCGATCGGAACAGATCGTACGTCAGTTGTCCCCCTTCGCCACGACGGTCGCTTCCGGCTGCCCGGATCGCTCCTGTGCCGGCGACGGCGGGTGACGTCTCGCCCGTTGACACAACCGGCGGTTGTGCGGCTTCTATGACGACTCAGGTCGAGCTGTTCGACGGCGCCACAGCGGCCCTGCCGGATGAGGCGGAGTTGCAGCGGCGCTTCACCGTGTTCAATGCCGACTTCTTTGCCTCTGAATTGCCGGCTGCGCAGGTCGGCTGGTCGAACCGGATGAGGATTGCGGGGACCTGTGACCGGCGGCACCGGGTGATTCGGCTGTCGCGCGCCTATCATGAGCAGTTCCCCGGCGACGTCAACGACACGCTCAAACACGAGATGATCCACCTGATGCACGCCGGTCACGACGCGGCCTTCCGGGCCGAGGCGGAGCGTATCGGCGCCAGCGTGCATTGCCGCGAATACCCGGGGCTTCATCCCCGCGCCCGCCTCACCTACATCTGCCCGCATTGCCGAACCGTGTACCATCGTGTGCGCCACGAGCGGCTCTTCTGCGGACGCTGTGCACGAACGCGGCTCGACGAGCGCTTCATGCTGGTCCTGCGGCCTGCGGCCCGTGGTCAAAAGGCGGCCAAGGCGGCCAAGAAATCGAGGCACTCCGCGACGGCCACCCATTCCCGTCGGCCCGGGCGGCCGCGACAGTCCGCGCTAGGCGACTTGTTCGCATCGGGCGTCGCTTCACTGCCACGATGAGGAGAAGGGGCTTCCGGTGCTGTTGAAAGAGACGTCGGTGGGGCAGACATTCCTGTCTGCCCACGATCATGCGCAGGCAAGAATGCCTGCGCCACCGTCGTTTGGCGTGGTCGCTTCTAATCAGGAAGTCGGCTATGCAAGCCGGAGGTCCTTCCAACGCGCCTTTCTCAACAGGCCCTTCCGTCCCTGGTGGGCCGATCCTTGACTCCGGTGACGGTGCGGGGTAATTTTCCCGTTCGGGGCGGTGTAGCTCAGCTGGTCAGAGCAGCGGAATCATAATCCGCGTGTCCGGGGTTCGAATCCCTGCACCGCTACCATCTCGTCAAGACCCCCGGCACCTGTCTTTTTGACAAGCGGTCATAGATACTCTTCCAAGGTTGACCTTGGTTTGCGTCAAATTCATGCCGTGGAGTAAGATCAAAACCTGAGAGGGCGCGATGGGATTCGAGGCGAAGCGGGTGGAGGAAATCACGATACCCCTGGCGGAGTACCCCCATGTGCGCGAGACCGCGACATTGAAGGACGCCATGGCGGTCTTCAAGTGCCAGTTGGTCGTGGAAGGGGAGCGCTCGTTGCCGCGCGTCGTTTTGGTGCTCAACGCGGCGCGGGAGATCGTGGGGCAGGTGCGGCGGCGCGACATCCTGCGGGGGTTGGAACCGGAGTTTCTTGTGGCCCGACCAGGGTCGGATCGCCAGGCGCGCGTCGACTTCAACATGGATGCCAATCTCCTCGAGCTCTTCTTTGATCGCGCCGTCGAGGGGATCCGGGAACGGTCGATGCGCCGGGTGAGTGAGATCATGCTCCCGGTCGAGGTCACGATCAACCACGATGATCACATCATCAAGGCGATTTACGAACTGGTGGACAAGAATCTGAGTCTCCTCCCCGTGTTGAAAGACCGAGAGGTCATCGGTGTGGTCCGTTCGGTCGACGTGTTCCGTGAATTGAGCCGGATTGTGCTCCCGGAACACGACAACAGTGGGGACTGCGACTGATGCATGCCGTGATGCATGCCGCCGGCCGTCGGCAGACGGGAACAGCGTGACTGCCCATGCCACGGGGGGAGTCGCGCCGCCGCGATCGGAGTCGTTCCGCATCGGGACGAGACGATTCCTGTCGCGGGTCGATCCGACGAAGCTGATCGCGGCCGGTACCGGGATTGGTCTTTTTGTTCTGTTTCTCCTTGTGCCGGGTCTGCCCGACGCCGTCGATCCGGCGGCGCCTGGTCATCTCGTGCCGTTGCCACGCGAAGGGCGGTTGGCCATCGGTCTGTTCCTGTTGACGGCCACATGGTGGGTGTTCGAGGTGATTCCCGTGGGCATCACGGCCGTCGCCGTCGTCGCTGCGCAGGCCCTGTTTGCCATCGCCAGACCGGGCGCGCCGCCGACCAAAGCCTTTACCGACTTCTTCGATCCCGCCGTTTGGTTCATCTTCGGGTCCCTCCTGTTCGGGATGGTGTTTTCCAAGACCGGCCTGACGCGCCGTCTGACCTACCGAATGGTCGGACTGATGGGCGAACGCACGAGTCTGATTTACCTGGGGTCTTTTCTGATGGTCTTCGTGCTGACGCTCTTCATGATGCACACGGCCGCCGCCGCGATCTCCTTTCCTCTGCTCATGGCGGTGTATTCGCTCTATGAGGAGAGTGAGCGGCCGACCCGTTTCGGCAAGGGGCTGTTCATCGGCATGGCCCACGCCTGCGCCTGCGGTAGTCTGGTCACCTATCTCGGGTCGGCCCGAGCGGCGATCGCGGCCCGATACTATGCCCAAGTGATGCCGGCGACTCTTGCGGAGGGGCACGATCCGATCACCTTCGGAGATCTCGCCTTCTACATGTTGCCGTTGGGCTTGTTCATGGTGCTGGCGCTGTGGGTTCTGGTCATGATTCTCTTCAAGCCGGAGCGGCCATCGATCCCCGGTCTGCGGGAACGGGCGCGTCAGCTTTCGCAACGGCTCGGTCCGGTTTCCGCCCGTGAGATCACGTCGCTCGTCATCGTCCTGGGCACCGTATTCTCTCTTCTCCTTTTGCCGTCTTCCGCCGATTCGGGCATCGACAGGAGTGTCATCATCCTCACCGCCGTCCTGCTCTTCTTTCTGCTGCGCATTCTCAGTATCGACGATCTGGAGAAGGTGCCCTGGAGCATCATGCTCTTGTTCGGCGGTTCGCTGAGTCTCGGGCTGTGCCTGTGGGAGACCGGAGCGTCGCGGTGGATGGCGCTTCATCTTCTGCCGCTGTTTCGGGATCATCATCCTCTTCTCTTTGTGCTCGTCTCGTCCTTGGCGATCATGATCATGACCAACCTCCTGGTCAATGTCGCCGTCATCGCGCTCTGCCTGCCGGTGGCCTTGACGGTCGCCCTGTATCTCGGCGTTTCGGGAGAGGTTGTGCTGTATTCCAGTCTGGCGGCCGCGGGGATGCCGCTTTTGCTGCTCATCGGCGCCGCGCCCAACGTGATGGCGTATCAGAGCAAGATGTTCACCCCGCGCGAGTTCTTCGGGGTCGGTCCTTTGGCGAGCGCCGTCGTCATGGGGATCCTGACGCTGTTTGTGGTGTTGGTTTGGCCGATCTTGGGGATGCCGACGTTCCCAAGGGGATGAGGATGACGCCCAAGATTCATGTCGTCGCCTCTGGGGGGACCGTCGCGGCTGGACGGACCGTCCCAAGAGCGGCTGATACGATGACCGGGTGGGAGAATTCCCTTACCCGCTTGGACTTCCGGTTCAAGCGACCTCTCCCGGAGGGAGAGATTGGAGTTCTGCAGAAGGGGATGTGTCATGGATGAGAAGTTGATCAACCTCCTGATCGTAGATGATGAGGAAACGTTTCTGTGGGCCATTGCCAAGCGTCTGGAGACCCGCGGTTTCAATGTCGTCGCAGTCACCCGTGGCGAGGCGGCCATTGCGGAGGCGCAGAAGCAGCCGTTCGACATCGCCCTGGTGGATCTGCGCATACCGGGGATGAACGGCGAGGAGACCTTACGGATCCTGAAGCAGGAGCACCCCTGGCTGGAGGTCGTCATCCTGACCGGCCATGGGTCCGTCGAATCGGCGGTCGAATGCACGAAGGATGGAGCCCACTCGTATTTGCAGAAACCCTGCGAATTCGACCGACTGCTTGCGGTTCTGACCGAGGCCTACAAGAAGAAAGTCATGAACAAGCTGAAGACTCGCGAAGAGCGCATGAACGAGTTGATTGACTACAGCCAGTTCAGCACGCCCCTGGCGATTCTCCGGAAGATCCGGCAGTTGGACGAGTAGGCGTTACTCCCGGACGGCGCGGGCGATGATCTCACCGATGGCATCCTCGGCATAGATGATCCCCGTGATCTTCCCTCCCTCGACGACGGGAATGAACGTCAGGTTGCGGTCGATCATCAGGTACATGACCAATAGGGCGGGTGTGTTCGACTCCACGGTGGCGTGGATCGGGGTCATGAACTCGATGATCTGCTTTTCCAGCAGCCCGCGCAACTCCTGCACGGCGCGCTCGGCGTTGAACCCCAGATGATAGAGGTCGAAATCCCCGGCGGCCTCCGGAACGACCGCGAGCTGTTCGGTCTTGTTGCCGGTCCGCCGCAGTCCCTGGAGCATATCGCGGCGCTGGACCAGGCCGAGCAACTGGTTCTGGGCGCTGAAGACCAGCATGACCCAGGGGACGTTGCGTCCCGGCCCACGACGGCTTTCCACGCTCTCCAGCTCCGCCAGCGCCTGGCGGAACGTGAACCAGTAGGGTACGTAGGGAAACGATGACAGCGGGATCATCATCTCACCGGCGCATTTCATCTCCATCGCTCCCATTCTCCACCTTCAGTCCGAGTCTTCCGGCGATCTCATTCAGGTACCATTGGGCGCGCGCATCGCTGGACAAGGTCATGTCGAGCTGCTTGGTCAAGATGGTGAGTCGTCCGAGCAGGTGCAGCCGATCGAGGATTTCCCTCCGGCTCCGATATGCCACCAATGAATCGAGGAAGTCCCCCTGGCCGGAGTTCTCGAATCCCATCCGTTTCAACAGCTCCGCGATCAACCAGACCCGGCGAATGCGGCGTTCCAGGGGAGCGCCGCCCAACTTGAACTGCATACGAATGTAGTTCTTCTCCGGCTCGGAGGCGGCGATCGCCTCGATCGTGGAGAAGTGGTATCCCATGCGCAGGTTGAGGAGCATGTATTCCTGGCTGAGGAAGGCGTAGCTGTTTTCCGAGAATTCCGGTTGATGGCCGCCCTGGATGTTGGCGCCGACGACGGCCAGGAATCCTCTCAGATCCGCTGGGACCTGACTCTCCGGCCACCCCTCCAACAGGATACCGTCCCACAGGGATTTCATCGGCTGCGAGGCGATCTCGCTTTCCTGCTCCCAGCGCCGGCCGGCGACAGCATCGTAGTCGCGGTCGAGGTAGATGATATTGATCCAGAGCGGGATCTTGGTCTTCAGGCGCAGCCCGATGTCGTTCTTGTGCTTCGTTCCCCTTAAGGCGGCGAAGATGCTCTCCATCGCCTTCTGATGGATGAACCGGGTGATGTCGTGCAACGTGCGGCAGTTCTCGGCCGTGAACCGGGGGTCGCTGGGGTGAATCACGTCGAGGTGCACGATCGGTGCGATCATCGCGTCCAGGAGCGGCGCGCCTACGGGCGTCGTGGTGGCGCTGGTGATTTGACCCGGCTGCACGACCCAGTCGGGATGCGCGCCGTCATAGACGACACCGTGGGTGGCGTCCATGGTGACCGGTCGCCCGGCCGGGAGCCGCAGGGCATCGTTCATGCCGGCGATGGTGGGTACGGAAAGCTCGCGCGCGATCGTGGCCAGGTGGCTGGCACTCCCGCCCACCATCGTGATCAGGCCGCTGATCCGACGCATCACCGCCACGAGGTAGGGCGAGGGATTGGGGGCGACCAAGACGACACCGTCCGGCACCGCACCGAGCGCGGCCGGCGAGTTGACATGGTACACCGGCCCGACACCCGCCCCTGAGGAGATCGGAGTGCCTCCCTGCAGCAGTACGACCGGATCGACGTCCGACGGCACTTGAATCTGGGTCTTGGGCGGCGGCGTCCGGAGGGGACGCGTCTGCAACAGGTACAACTCTCCCGAGCGGTCCAGCGCCCATTCGATGTCCTGCGGCTCGCCAAAATGGGTCTCAAGCGCGACGCCCCATTGTGCCAACCGCCCCAGTTGCTCGGTTGTGAGCGAAGGAGTGGATTGTTCCTGCGGCGCGATCGGGTACTCCTGCACGCCGCCGTCCGGGCTCAGGCGGAGCCCGGTCGGTTTCCTGGCCACGCTGGCGTAGACGACGCTGCCGTCGGCACGGGAGACGTGAAAGACGTCCGGAGTCACTGTTCCGTTCACCAGCGGGATGCCCAAGCCGAAAATCGCATTGATGAGAACGTGACCGGCGGCGGGATGGACCGGGTCGTGCGTGTAGACCACGCCGCTGGAGGCGGCATCGACCATTTCCATGCAGGCGACGCCCATGGCCAGGTCCAGCTCGGCCAGGGAATGGCTCGACAGGTAGTAGATCACCGCGGGCGTGAACTTGCTGGCGAGAATCTGCTTGTAACGTTCCAGCAGATCGTCCCGTCGTACATTCAGGTAGGTGCGGTACTGTCCCGCAAACGTGAAGGCGCTGTCTTCCCCGACCGCGCTGGAGCGCAACGCGAAACCGTCGCGGCCGGTGCGGGCGGATAATTCATTAAAGGCGCTCCGAATCGCGGCGGCGAGATCTGCGGGAACCGGCTTGGCGATCACGAGCTCTTGGATCTCCTCGCTCACCGTTTCCAGGTGCTCATACTTGCGGATTCGGACCGTCGCCAAAAGCCGGCGAATCCGCTCGCTCAAGTCGTTGACATCGATGAAATGCTGATAGGCCCAGGCACTGATGGCGAACCCATCCGGTACCGGCAGCTTCACCCGCGATTTGATCTCGCCCAGGTTGGCGTTCTTGCCGCCGACCGAGTTTGCCCGGTCCCGATTCAACCGCCCGAAGGGTATGATGTACTCGTCGGCAGGAATCCGCCGCGCCTGGGGCAGAAGCGCCTCGACCTCGTGCGAAATCGCGCTCAGCCGTTCACGCAGAATCAGATAGTCACTGCCCCCCAGCTCGATCATCCGCTCGATGATGTCGCTTACGCCTTCGCGGATCTCGACGAATTCGTCCCAGAGGGCGACGATCGAGTCTAGGCGGCGATCCTTATGCTTCTCCTCCAGCCGACTGACGAGCTTGAGAACCTGGTTGTGCCGGTCCAGGAGCTGCCGGAACACCGAGAACTTGCGCTGGATGTCCTGCAGGATGTCCCGGCGCTTGGCGCGGGAACTCCCGAAGATTCGGTCCCACCACATGTTACGGTCTTTACGGCCTTAGAGGGCGGTTAACAGAATGAGAAGCTCAATGTGCGTCGGGGCTTCGGCATGTGTCATGCGCTTCTTGCGACCCCACACCCCTTCGACTTCCTTCGACTCCGCTCAGGACAAGTCGCTCAGGGCAGGCCTACCCTCTCCCCAGAAGGGAGAGGGGATGATAACCTCTCCCTCCGGGAGAGGTCGATCCGCCGCAGGCGGATCGGGTGAGGGAGTTCTTTCGCCCGCTCATTTCGTCAGAGGCTCTTAGAGCGCAGCGGCCTTCAGCGACCGTTCCTGCCGGAGGCCGCGGACCATGAGCAGGGTCACCACCGCGCACATGGCCAGTGCAGCGCCCATCACCGTGTAGGCGGCGGCGGTGGTCATCGCGAACTGCTTCAAGGCCACCGAGATTCCGGCGAGGACGATCATGATGGCGAACAACAGACGGATCCCATAACCGAGAATGTACCTGATCGCCGCCACGCCGATCTGCGCGCCGATGGCCGCCCCACACAACATATAAGAGCCGCGAAGATCTCCACGCGGCCTTTTAGGGCGTAGGTCAGACAGCCATAGCCGCCGGTGAAGACGACACTGAATAAATCAGTCCCCACCGCGATCGCGGTCGGGCACCCAATCAGGTAGATGAGAGCCGGCATGCGGATGAAACCGCCGCCCACTCCCAGGAAACCGGAGAGCCATCCCGTGATGAAGAACACGCCGAGGATGGTCCACAGGGACACCCTCACTCCGGACACGGGGAAACTGATGATCGGCGGGAGATTCCACTTCTTTTTGGGCGCCACCGGGGGGCCGCCTGTTGCCGCCATCCGTGCCTTGGCGGCGGTCCTTTTGTCCTTCGTGAAGTAGTCATAGAACATATAGATCGCCAGGCCGAAGAGGAGCAGCATGTAGGAGTAGCGCACGACAGGTCCGGCCATGCCTTTGGCGGTCAACCACATGACATTGCGGGCGCCGACCTCCACGCCGACGACCGACCCGACAATCGACCACAAGCCCATCTTGACATCGACGTTTCCCATCTTGCCGTGTTTCTTGGTGGCGACGATCGACTTGCCGAAGATGTGCGCCAGGTCCGTGCCGATGGCGAACGCCATGTTGAATCCGA includes the following:
- a CDS encoding zinc ribbon domain-containing protein, whose product is MPIYVYQCARCGHRFEELVFSAAAEAALRCPRCRSEQIVRQLSPFATTVASGCPDRSCAGDGG
- a CDS encoding SprT-like domain-containing protein; amino-acid sequence: MTTQVELFDGATAALPDEAELQRRFTVFNADFFASELPAAQVGWSNRMRIAGTCDRRHRVIRLSRAYHEQFPGDVNDTLKHEMIHLMHAGHDAAFRAEAERIGASVHCREYPGLHPRARLTYICPHCRTVYHRVRHERLFCGRCARTRLDERFMLVLRPAARGQKAAKAAKKSRHSATATHSRRPGRPRQSALGDLFASGVASLPR
- a CDS encoding CBS domain-containing protein; its protein translation is MGFEAKRVEEITIPLAEYPHVRETATLKDAMAVFKCQLVVEGERSLPRVVLVLNAAREIVGQVRRRDILRGLEPEFLVARPGSDRQARVDFNMDANLLELFFDRAVEGIRERSMRRVSEIMLPVEVTINHDDHIIKAIYELVDKNLSLLPVLKDREVIGVVRSVDVFRELSRIVLPEHDNSGDCD
- a CDS encoding SLC13 family permease, whose protein sequence is MTAHATGGVAPPRSESFRIGTRRFLSRVDPTKLIAAGTGIGLFVLFLLVPGLPDAVDPAAPGHLVPLPREGRLAIGLFLLTATWWVFEVIPVGITAVAVVAAQALFAIARPGAPPTKAFTDFFDPAVWFIFGSLLFGMVFSKTGLTRRLTYRMVGLMGERTSLIYLGSFLMVFVLTLFMMHTAAAAISFPLLMAVYSLYEESERPTRFGKGLFIGMAHACACGSLVTYLGSARAAIAARYYAQVMPATLAEGHDPITFGDLAFYMLPLGLFMVLALWVLVMILFKPERPSIPGLRERARQLSQRLGPVSAREITSLVIVLGTVFSLLLLPSSADSGIDRSVIILTAVLLFFLLRILSIDDLEKVPWSIMLLFGGSLSLGLCLWETGASRWMALHLLPLFRDHHPLLFVLVSSLAIMIMTNLLVNVAVIALCLPVALTVALYLGVSGEVVLYSSLAAAGMPLLLLIGAAPNVMAYQSKMFTPREFFGVGPLASAVVMGILTLFVVLVWPILGMPTFPRG
- a CDS encoding response regulator translates to MDEKLINLLIVDDEETFLWAIAKRLETRGFNVVAVTRGEAAIAEAQKQPFDIALVDLRIPGMNGEETLRILKQEHPWLEVVILTGHGSVESAVECTKDGAHSYLQKPCEFDRLLAVLTEAYKKKVMNKLKTREERMNELIDYSQFSTPLAILRKIRQLDE
- a CDS encoding CBS domain-containing protein, which codes for MEMKCAGEMMIPLSSFPYVPYWFTFRQALAELESVESRRGPGRNVPWVMLVFSAQNQLLGLVQRRDMLQGLRRTGNKTEQLAVVPEAAGDFDLYHLGFNAERAVQELRGLLEKQIIEFMTPIHATVESNTPALLVMYLMIDRNLTFIPVVEGGKITGIIYAEDAIGEIIARAVRE
- a CDS encoding PEP/pyruvate-binding domain-containing protein → MWWDRIFGSSRAKRRDILQDIQRKFSVFRQLLDRHNQVLKLVSRLEEKHKDRRLDSIVALWDEFVEIREGVSDIIERMIELGGSDYLILRERLSAISHEVEALLPQARRIPADEYIIPFGRLNRDRANSVGGKNANLGEIKSRVKLPVPDGFAISAWAYQHFIDVNDLSERIRRLLATVRIRKYEHLETVSEEIQELVIAKPVPADLAAAIRSAFNELSARTGRDGFALRSSAVGEDSAFTFAGQYRTYLNVRRDDLLERYKQILASKFTPAVIYYLSSHSLAELDLAMGVACMEMVDAASSGVVYTHDPVHPAAGHVLINAIFGLGIPLVNGTVTPDVFHVSRADGSVVYASVARKPTGLRLSPDGGVQEYPIAPQEQSTPSLTTEQLGRLAQWGVALETHFGEPQDIEWALDRSGELYLLQTRPLRTPPPKTQIQVPSDVDPVVLLQGGTPISSGAGVGPVYHVNSPAALGAVPDGVVLVAPNPSPYLVAVMRRISGLITMVGGSASHLATIARELSVPTIAGMNDALRLPAGRPVTMDATHGVVYDGAHPDWVVQPGQITSATTTPVGAPLLDAMIAPIVHLDVIHPSDPRFTAENCRTLHDITRFIHQKAMESIFAALRGTKHKNDIGLRLKTKIPLWINIIYLDRDYDAVAGRRWEQESEIASQPMKSLWDGILLEGWPESQVPADLRGFLAVVGANIQGGHQPEFSENSYAFLSQEYMLLNLRMGYHFSTIEAIAASEPEKNYIRMQFKLGGAPLERRIRRVWLIAELLKRMGFENSGQGDFLDSLVAYRSRREILDRLHLLGRLTILTKQLDMTLSSDARAQWYLNEIAGRLGLKVENGSDGDEMRR
- a CDS encoding sulfite exporter TauE/SafE family protein translates to MDKSFWDVFNIYLPIAGIEFNVLILLAIGFSVGILGGFFGVGGAWVVTPALNIFGFNMAFAIGTDLAHIFGKSIVATKKHGKMGNVDVKMGLWSIVGSVVGVEVGARNVMWLTAKGMAGPVVRYSYMLLLFGLAIYMFYDYFTKDKRTAAKARMAATGGPPVAPKKKWNLPPIISFPVSGVRVSLWTILGVFFITGWLSGFLGVGGGFIRMPALIYLIGCPTAIAVGTDLFSVVFTGGYGCLTYALKGRVEIFAALICCVGRPSARRSAWRRSGTFSVMGSVCCSPS